A stretch of DNA from Sulfurovum zhangzhouensis:
AAGAAGTGTTTATCGATGAGATCGCTAATAACCGTTGGGTACTGAGAGAAGAAGGTTCAGGGACCAGAGAAGTATTCCTTGACTACATCAAAGAGAAAGTAGACAGTCTTAATATCTTTTTGGAGCTTGGACATACCGAGTCGATCAAGAGTATCCTCAACAACCGTTCGTGCCTAACCTGTATCTCTAAGATCGCTGTGGAAGATGAGCTCAAAAGCGGTAAGCTTTTCCATGTACCTGTGAAAAACTTTGACTGTAAAAGAGATTTTTTGATGATCCACCACAAAGACAAATACCACAGTTCACTGTTTGAAAAATTCGTTTTCTTCTCACGTAAACTTATGGTGCAGATGATCGAAGAACAAAAATGTTCACTTGATGTGGTAAAAGATCTAGAGAAGTCTTCGTAAGGCCTCTTGATATTCTTCGGGATGGTTGAGGTTTAAAAACGGCTCTTTGTCGGTAAACCTCACCTTTTTTGTCTCTACGTTTTCAAGTAGTGTGGTGAGACGGTGATTATCGCTTTTGAGCATTTTTGTCGCCTCAGGCAATATAGAACGTCTGTAGATACCGCATAAAGGTTCCAACCCATTGGGACTTTCAGCTATGACAATGTCATACTCTTTTCTCTCTTCATTCATCAATGTGTCAATCACATGTTCATCGACAAACGGCGCATCCACACTGAGTATGAACACTTCGGGGACATCCAGCTTTTCAAACACGGAGATGAGTGCTGCAAGGGGTGAATGTACTTCATAGTTGTCTGCGATCACCTCGCATCCGAATTCAAATTTATCAGACTTTGCCGAGAGATAGACCTTTTCAAAGAGTGTACCCAGGCGATGGTATTGATACTCGCTGAGTGAAGAGTAGCCTGCAAATGCAAGTTGTGATTTATCTTTTCCCATACGTGAACTTTTGCCGCCGGCAAAGATAATCACAGACATCTTATACATCTGCTTCTATCCTCTCTCTGCGTTTTTGGTGGATGTAGAGTGCTCCTGCTCCAAAGAGTGTGATGATCGCTTCATACAAAAAGAGGTGTTCCCCGTACAGTTTTCCTGAGATGAATGCCCCGACAGAGCCGCCAAGACCAAAGGCCACACCCAGAAAAAACTGTTGAGCGAGTTTCTTTTGTGTATAGAGTGAATAGACATAGGTGATCGCAGCAGTATGATAGAGTGCGAAGCTTACGGCATGAAGTGACTGCGAAGCAAAGGTAAGGGTCAGCGAATCAGGATAGAGCCAAAGGATCATCCAGCGTAGTGCTGTGATATGCATGGCAAACTGTAAAATACGCAGTAGATTACGCTGAAGTAAAGGCCCTTGAAAATAGAGCATCACGATCTCACAAAGTACGCCAAAACTCCACATCCAGCTGGTCACTTCAAGGGAAACACCATGTGCGGTTTCATAGATAGTAAAGAAGTTGTAAAATCCACCGAATCCTACCTGCATCAAGAAAGCCGAAAGCCAGAATGCCCAGTATTTGGAGAGTGAAAAACTTTTGTCGGATTCGCCTGAAGTACGCGGTGCCTGATCGTAGCGTATAAGCATTGCACCAAAAAACAGGGTGATAAAGCTTACCGAACTGAGGTAGTAAAATGCCTGTTCGGGTGTCTCCAGCACGCGTCCAAGCCAAAGTGCGATACCTGTAAAGCCGAGTGAGCCCCAAAGACGTACTTTTCCGTAGTCACTTTTTTGTAAAGAAGAGAGTGCGATGGTCTCGACATAAGGCAAAGAGACACCTACGGCTGCCCCAAAAAAGAGATTGGCAAGCAAATAGAGCCAAAAGGAGTGTGCAGTTGCAATAAAAAGTATTGTGGCAATCAGTGTGAAAATCAGTGAAAGGATATAGATCCTAGGGGTCAAGGTCAAGAAATGACGAAAGGCAAAAGGAAGCAAAAAGCGCATAAACGGTGCTGCCATGTAGATGATCCCAACTTCAAAGGCAGTATATCCAAGCTCTGTTAGCACCTTTGGCATGAAGATGACATAGACACCTACCCCTGCAAAATAGAAGAAATAATACGCACTCATCAGCAGTGCAAAGAGGCTTCTGATAGGATAGGTTTGTGTCATGGTTTATGGATCACGGCCGTGTTGCTAAGCAGATCATGCAGGGTTTTTCTATCTTTTCTAAAGAACATCATCACCCATCCGATGATCGAGAAAAAAGAGAGTATCGCACAAAGGTTTCTAAATAAAATAATGAAAAGAGAGGGCTTCTCACCAGTACTCACATCGATCAGCATAAGATTGTAGGCTCTGTAACCTGGAGTTTGAGCACTTTTAGCTAAAAAGAGTGTCTGTACGACCACGAAGGGGACAAGAATATAGATCCATCCTATAAGCTTATGCTCGCCGAAAGCTTCTCTACCTCCCATCACAAGATAGAAGACGATATACATAATAGGCATCAAGAGCATAAAGCTATCGGTGATAAATGCTTTGATCTTATCACCGAGTGAAGCATACGGATAGGAGAAAGAAGACTTTGCATCAGCCTGTAATGGCCCGTTGTGCTCTTTTTTCTGTTTGATATCCCTAAATCGTTTTTTGTGTTTAGTGCTCATTAAAAGTCCCATACCACGGCTGCGTAAGGTCCCTTGAAATCTACATCAAGTGCAAGACCGGCAGCCAGCTCGTTATCATCCAGATGCATCATACGGTAGCCACCTTCGATCCCCAGACCCATTACTGCCGTATAACGCATCGTGAAGAGTGCATCATACATGGTAGAACTTGAAAAGGTGATCGCATTGAGCTCGGCTTGAAATGTAATATCAGTGGTCGGCACATCAAAACGTCCCTTCATATAGATCATCGGGATCCATGTATCGTAATCAATCGTTTCTTCCTGTGTCATAAACATATTGCCGGCTTTTACATAGATATCTCCATAGACATGTCGCAGCGTCAATCCCGTATCAAGGCTGGCCCAGTTATCGATGAGTTCATAATATAAGGTTACATCGAAAGCGTGCATATCAAGTTTATTGCTAAGGTCCCCGGTAAAGTCACTGATGTCTCCCCAGGTAAAGCCGCTGACCGGTCCTGAGCCTTGATGGGAGAGATCGTTGTATTCGAGCTTTATATTGGAAATGACAGGTAGGGGATGCTCGAGGTAAGCTTTGAAGAATAGATCTTGTGACTCTGTCCAGTGCAGTGTATCCTCTATAGAGGTTTTACTCTCCATACCGTAAATATCATAGGCCGCATATCCCTTGGGTGTATGGCTATATACTCCCACAGAGAGCTCTCCACCGATAAAGTCTGCATTTAAAGGGATATAGAATAACGAGGATAAAAAGGCAGTTTTTAAAAGGGTTCTAACCATTTTTTATGCTCCTGCAAGGCTCATGCTGAAGATCGGTAAGAGCATTGCAGCCACGATAACACCGACAATGAGTCCGATAAAGAGCATCATTGCCGGTTCAAGCAGGCTAAGCAGCAGTTTGAGTCTGTCTTCATTCTCTTCAGTATAAAGTTTCGAGATATTATTTAAAATATGAGCCACTTCACTGGACTCTTCCCCAAGGGCAAGTGACTGCATGAAGTTACGTTTGGGCTTAAATCCCTTAGTGATGTGTAAAGCATTGGAAAGTTTGTTACCTTCCATCACCTTGACTGAAGCTGCTTCAAAAAGTTCTTTGAGCACGATATTGCCGAATGTCGCAGTAGAGAGCTTTACCGCATGGGCATAGGAAACCCCTGATTCCAACATCAGTGAGAGGATATAAGAGAAACGTCCAAGCTCATGGTTTTGTATAAGCGTTCCTATGACGGGAACCTTCAGCCACATTCTATCTATTAATCGATGGAACACAAGAAAATATTTGTAGGCAAGTTTATAGCCGGTGATTGCCATCAGAAACCCGACAAAAAGAGCAATATAGTGCTCTGTCAAAAAATGACTGATCCCCAGGACAAACTGAGTGATAGGCGGAAGTTCCTGATTGTTGTCTTCAAAGATACCAACGATCTTGGGTACGACAAAAGAGATCAGAAAACCAGTCATTCCTATGGCTACGATGAAGATAAAGAGAGGGTAGACCATGGCATTTCCCACCTGCTTTTTGACCTTGTTCTGTGCGGAGAAGAAATTCCCCATATTGATAAGCACTTCAACCATCTTCCCGCTCTGTCCTGCTACATTGAGACTTTGCAGAAAAAACTCCGGTAATGCATAGACTTTTTGGGCATGCAGTGCATTATAAAGAGATTTCCCCTCGTCGATCATTGTTTTGAGCGAATTGAGAAAAGAGACATATTTCTTCTCCCCTTCATGCTGGTTTTCCAGCAGTTTGATAGCCGTGAGTACTGTCATGCCCGAGTTGAGGTAAGAGGAGAGCTCTTTGGCAAAGGCACTAAGGAGTTCACCGGGCATCTCTCTTTTTGCAAAAGACTCCAAGGAGAGTTTTTGTGTAGGGGCCAAAGTCTCATAATAGATGTTTTGTGCACGGAGCTTTTGTGCTGCTTCCTCATGTGATGCAGCCGTCACTGTACCTTTGACCTTTTTACCGGTGTTATCAAATCCTTTGTACTTAAAAAGCATTTGTTTGAGCATCCTTGGAGTAGTTAGTTAGTGTTAGCATTATAGCTTGTTTATCTAAGAGGAATAAACATTTTTACTATTGCGATCTTTTTCTAAAATGAATTCAGTTTAAATTGAAAATAGCTTGAAGAGTATTGGTCTTTAAGGATCATCCTGGTCACTTCAGCTTTGAC
This window harbors:
- the mobA gene encoding molybdenum cofactor guanylyltransferase MobA; translation: MYKMSVIIFAGGKSSRMGKDKSQLAFAGYSSLSEYQYHRLGTLFEKVYLSAKSDKFEFGCEVIADNYEVHSPLAALISVFEKLDVPEVFILSVDAPFVDEHVIDTLMNEERKEYDIVIAESPNGLEPLCGIYRRSILPEATKMLKSDNHRLTTLLENVETKKVRFTDKEPFLNLNHPEEYQEALRRLL
- a CDS encoding MFS transporter; translation: MTQTYPIRSLFALLMSAYYFFYFAGVGVYVIFMPKVLTELGYTAFEVGIIYMAAPFMRFLLPFAFRHFLTLTPRIYILSLIFTLIATILFIATAHSFWLYLLANLFFGAAVGVSLPYVETIALSSLQKSDYGKVRLWGSLGFTGIALWLGRVLETPEQAFYYLSSVSFITLFFGAMLIRYDQAPRTSGESDKSFSLSKYWAFWLSAFLMQVGFGGFYNFFTIYETAHGVSLEVTSWMWSFGVLCEIVMLYFQGPLLQRNLLRILQFAMHITALRWMILWLYPDSLTLTFASQSLHAVSFALYHTAAITYVYSLYTQKKLAQQFFLGVAFGLGGSVGAFISGKLYGEHLFLYEAIITLFGAGALYIHQKRRERIEADV
- a CDS encoding RDD family protein; the protein is MSTKHKKRFRDIKQKKEHNGPLQADAKSSFSYPYASLGDKIKAFITDSFMLLMPIMYIVFYLVMGGREAFGEHKLIGWIYILVPFVVVQTLFLAKSAQTPGYRAYNLMLIDVSTGEKPSLFIILFRNLCAILSFFSIIGWVMMFFRKDRKTLHDLLSNTAVIHKP
- a CDS encoding TIGR04219 family outer membrane beta-barrel protein, giving the protein MVRTLLKTAFLSSLFYIPLNADFIGGELSVGVYSHTPKGYAAYDIYGMESKTSIEDTLHWTESQDLFFKAYLEHPLPVISNIKLEYNDLSHQGSGPVSGFTWGDISDFTGDLSNKLDMHAFDVTLYYELIDNWASLDTGLTLRHVYGDIYVKAGNMFMTQEETIDYDTWIPMIYMKGRFDVPTTDITFQAELNAITFSSSTMYDALFTMRYTAVMGLGIEGGYRMMHLDDNELAAGLALDVDFKGPYAAVVWDF
- a CDS encoding type II secretion system F family protein — protein: MLFKYKGFDNTGKKVKGTVTAASHEEAAQKLRAQNIYYETLAPTQKLSLESFAKREMPGELLSAFAKELSSYLNSGMTVLTAIKLLENQHEGEKKYVSFLNSLKTMIDEGKSLYNALHAQKVYALPEFFLQSLNVAGQSGKMVEVLINMGNFFSAQNKVKKQVGNAMVYPLFIFIVAIGMTGFLISFVVPKIVGIFEDNNQELPPITQFVLGISHFLTEHYIALFVGFLMAITGYKLAYKYFLVFHRLIDRMWLKVPVIGTLIQNHELGRFSYILSLMLESGVSYAHAVKLSTATFGNIVLKELFEAASVKVMEGNKLSNALHITKGFKPKRNFMQSLALGEESSEVAHILNNISKLYTEENEDRLKLLLSLLEPAMMLFIGLIVGVIVAAMLLPIFSMSLAGA